GTGCTGATGAGCCGGACCTTGACCTTCGCCCCGGCGAGCCCCTTCCCGCTCGTCGCCTGACACACCAGCAGGTCGAGGCGCGCGGTCTCCCCCTCGATGAAGCCGTCCGAGCCGGTCATCTGCAGGGAGATGCCGTCCGCGGCCGCCTGCGACCTGAGATAGTCGATCACCACCTCGTCGAAGCTCTTGCTCGAGATGATCCCCTCGCCGAAGGGACGGTTCTTCTTGCTGTCGTACCGGCCGTCCCGGATATCGAGGATCATGCGGTTGTGCTGGGCCTCGATCCTCTCGGCGATCTCCTTCTCGCTCACGCCCTGCGCGAGCAGATCGGCGTAGGAGGTCCGGCGGGCCGCCAGGATCTCTCCGCCCACGTAGATCAGCGTCTCGATGATCGGGTTGTTCGTGCCCTTGTCCTCGGTCTGGACGTGGTAGGTCTTGCCGTCGTGCCGCACGTCCGTATTGAATCCCGTGACCATGACGGCATCTTAGGGCAAGCGTCAAAAGGGCGTCAAGGACGGACCCGTGGCGGCTTTCACCTGTGCTACAGTCCACCGCATCATGGCCGAGAAGGGTTTCGACGGAACGGCGGTCGTGCTGTGCGAGGGGGCGTTCGCGAGCACCGAAGGAAAGACGGCGCACGGCCTGGTCCGCCACACAGAACGATACCGCGTCCTGGCGGTGATCGACAGCGGCCTGGCCGGGCGCGACGCGGGCGAGGTCCTGGATGGGCGGCCGGCCGGCATCCCGATCGTGGCCGACCTCGACCAGGCGATCCGCGCCCTGGGGCGGGGCCCGGACTACCTGGTCGTCGGTGTCGCCACGCACGGCGGGGTCCTTCCCGGCGCCCTGCGGCCGGCGATCCGCCAGGCCCTGTCGCTCGGGATCCACGTCGATTCGGGTCTGCACGAGCTGCTCGGCGACGATCCCGAGTTTTCCGTCCTGGCGAAGGCCAAGGGCGCGCGCATCCGGGACGTGCGCCGCACGCCGCCGCGCGAGGCGATGCATCCGTTCACCGGCGGCATCCTGGAGGTGGCGTCGGTCCGGTTGGCCGTCCTCGGGACCGATTCGGGGGTCGGCAAGCGGACGACCTCGGTCCGTCTCGTGCAGGGATTGAACGCCGCCGGTTGCCGGGCGGTTCTGGTCGGAACGGGCCAGACCTCCTGGATGCAGGGCGTGCGGTACGGGCTCATCATGGACAGCCTGGTGAACGACTTCGTGTCGGGTGAAATCGAGCACCAGGTGCTGCGGGCGTTTCGCGAGGAGCGCCCCGATGTCATCGTCGTCGAGGGCCAGGGCTGCCTCACCCACCCCGCCTATCCGGGCGGGTTCGAAATCCTGGCGGGCGCGCGCCCCGATGCCGTGGTCCTGCAGCACGCTCCGGCGCGCGCCCACTACGACGGGTTTCCCGATTTCCCGCTCGCGGGCGTGGATCGGGAGATGGAGGTCATCCGGCTCCTGAGCGGCACGCCCGTCCTGGCGATCGCCCTCAACCACGAGGGCCTGCAACCGGAGGAGGCGCGCCGGCATGCGGAGTCGATGCGAGCGCGCCACGGCATCCCCTGCGTCGATCCGCTCCGGGACGGGGTCGGGCCGATCCTTCTGGAGCTCCGCCGCCGGTTCCCCCGACTGCCGGGATGATCCGCATACTCCACGTCGAGGCGATTCCGATCTCCTTCCGCCTGGCCGAGGGGTATCGAATCGCCGGACACACCTACACCACGGCCGACAACATCCTCCTCAAGGTGGACACCTCGGACGGGCGGACCGGGTTCGGCTGCGCCGCCCCGGCCGCCGAGGTCACGGGCGAGACGGCGGCGGCCGCGCTCCTGGCCCTGCAGGATCGGCTCCTGCCGCTCCTGCGGGAATCGGACGCCGCCGATCCGGCGGGGTTCGCCCGGCGCGCCCGCGACGCGGCCCCCGGGGCCCCTGGCGCCCGGGCGGCGGCCGAGATGGCGCTCTACGATCTCGCGGGGCGCCGGGCCCGCGTGCCCCTCATGCGCCTCCTCGGCATGCGGCGCGATCGCCTGCCGACCAGCATCACCCTCGGCATCGACGACGAGGCGGCGACCCTCGACCGGGCCCTGCGATTCAGGGACGCCGGCTTCCGCATCCTGAAAGTCAAGATTGGAGAGGACTGGGAGCAGGACCTGAAGACCCTGCGCTCCCTGCGACGGTCGCTGGGGCCCGCAATCGTTCTGCGCGCCGACGGCAACCAGGGATATCGCGTCGATCAGGCGCGTCGATTCCTCGCGGCGCTCGAGCCCGGCGAGATCGAGCTCCTGGAGCAGCCGACGCCCGCGGACGACCTCGAGGGGATGCGGCGGCTCGCCGACGAGTTCGCGACACCGATCATGGCGGACGAGTCGGTCCAGGACGCCCGGGACGCCGCGCGCCTCGTCGAGGCGCGCGCGGCCGACCTGGTCAACATCAAGCTGATGAAATCGGGGGGCATCGGAGAGGCGATGGAGATTGCGCGCCGCACCGGCGGCGCCGGGCTGGGCGCGATGATCGGTTGCATGGACGAGTCGCGCATCGGCATCGCCGCCGCCCTGCACTTCGCCCTGGCGGCGCCGAACGTCGAGCGCGCCGACCTCGACGGGCATCTCGATCTGGTGGACGACGTGGCCCGGGGCGGAGTCCTCATCGACCACGGGGACATCCTGCCGCTCCACGACGAGGACGGCCTGGGCGTCCGGGTCAACCTTTGAAGGCCGCCGGGCGGCGACCGCGGGACGAGGGCATGCGGATGCCGTACGACTGGATCTTGCGCTGCAGGGTGCGGACCCCGATCCGGAGAGCGCGCGCCGCGTGCGTGCGGTTCCCCTCGTGCCGGGACAGGGTGCGCCGGATCAGCTCGCGTTCCATCTCGCGCAGCGTGGACCCGGCGCGTGTCCGGCCGCCGGGTGACGGGGAGGACGCATTCACGCTCAACCGGTTCGGGAGATCCGATTCGCGCAGGACCTCCCCGGCCCGGGTGATCGCCGTGCTCTCCAGGACGTTCTTGAGCTCGCGCACGTTGCCCGGCCAGGAATAGCGCTGCAGAGCGGCCGTGGCGCGGGCGGTCAGTCGCCGGCGCCTGAGACCGTTTTCGCGGCAGATCTGCTCGAGCAGGACGCGCGCCAGCTCGGGAATGTCCTCCTGCCGATCGCGCAGCGGCGGGACGAAGATGCCGATCACCTTCAAGCGGAAGTAGAGGTCCTCGCGGAACCGCCTCCGGCGGATCAGATCCTCCAGATCGGTGTTGGTCGCCGCGACGACCCGCACGTCGACGCGCACCTCGCGCCCTCCACCCACCCGCATGAAGGCGCGCTCTTCGAGGACCCGCAGGAGCTTCGCCTGGGTCAGCAGGTCCATGTCCCCCACCTCGTCGAGGAGAATGGTCCCACCGTCCGCCAGCTCGAACTTTCCCTTCTGCCGCCCGACCGCCCCCGTGAACGCGCCGCGCTCGTGCCCGAACAGCTCGCTCTCGATCAGATTGACGGGAATGGCGGAGCAGTTGATGGCGATGAACGGCGCCTCGCGCCGGGGGGAGTTGTAATGGATCGCCTTGGCGACGAGCTCCTTGCCGACGCCGCTCTCCCCCATGATGAGAACGGTGCTGCGGGCGCCTGCGACCTGCAGGATCTGGTCGCGCACCCGCTGCATGCCTTCCGAGCGGCTCACCAGGTTGCCGACGAGATACTTGCGGCTCAACTCTTCCTGCAGGTGGACCGCGCGATCGCCGGCATGCTGCCATTCGAGGATGCGGCCCAGGCGCGCCACCACCTCCGACCGGTCGAGCGGCCGCACCAGGTAGTCGTCGGCGCCGTGCTCGAGAGCCCGAATGGCGCGGCGCACCGACTCCTCTCCCGTCAGGACCAATATGGAAGGAACCGATTGTCTCGCACGCAGCCGCGCCAGGATTCCGTCCGCGCCGCTGCCGGAGAGTCCCACGTCGACCAGGGCCATGTCGAACTCCTCGCGGGAGACCGCCTCGAGCGCCGCATCGACCCCGTTGACCGGCCGGACCTCCATGCCGAGCCCGCGCATCAGCGACTCGGTCTCGTGGCGGGTTACCGGGTCGATGAGCAGGATCTGCTTTCCATGAAAGGACACGTCGGGCCCTCCCGCAGGCGCGGAAAGTCTGTCACTTTGACGCATTTAAGTCAACCGGACGGTGCGTCAGAGTGACGGAGTCGGTCCGTGCCGGCAGCCGGATGCTCGTTTCATGGCCCCCGGACAGGCCCGAGTGACTCACGAAAGCCCATTCTGCTCAATCAGTTGTGAAATGGTCCAGCCCCCTGCACGATGTGGCACCGGACTGGATCGTCTGGCAGGAATATTGCTCTATATGTAGTCAACTTCGGGAGGACGCTTGGTGATCAAAAAGGGCTCGGGAGTCGCCAGGAAGAAATCGTCGCAGTCGCAGAACGGGATGATTAATTTCAGCTTCGCAAACGTTTCATACCAGATCGACCCGTCCCGCCGGAAGGTCTATCACCGGTGGATCGAGGTCGAGACTGCCAAGACCTGCCAGATCATGGGAGCGTGGAGCCAGTCCCGTTCGCAGGAGAAGCGGGCGGTCTAGAAGGCACGAGCCCTTCTCTTACCAGTCCGAGAGGGCTGAGATACGTAACAACAACCACGACAGATCCTCAGAATGGAGCCGCTTCTGTACGCATGAAGCGGCTCTCCTCTTTTACGGCGTCCTTCGCGAGAAAACGCCCGGAACGCCTCAATCATCGATGCCGCTGAGGTCGGCCTCGGGGAACGGCGGCCCGGGCCGGGCGAACAGGAACCCCTGCGCATAGCGGACCCCGAGGGACTGCAGGCAACGGAGCTCGTCGCTGGTTTCCACGCCTTCGGCGATCAGTGTGATGCCTGAGCTGGTCGAGAACCGGGAGATCGTACCCGTGAGGTCCTGCTTGATCGGGTGCAGGTGGATGTCGCGAATGAGCGCCATGTCGATCTTGATGAAGTCCGGCTTGATCTCCGCGATCGATTTGAGACCGGAATACCCCGATCCCACGTCGTCCACCGCCAGCCGGAAGCCATGGAACTGAAGGTAGTTCAGAAGCTGGCGCAGCGCCGTGAAGTCGCGCACCGCCGAGTGCTCGGTCATCTCCAGGACCACCTGCGTGGGCTTGAGGCCCATGTCCCTGAGCAGGGCGAAGGTTGTTTCGGAGCGCAGGGCGGGGTCGTGGATGGAATCCGGCTCCAGGTTGAGGAACAGGAGCTCGTCCTCCCTCAGGCCCTGCGCGCCCCGGATCGCGCGCTCCCGGCACAACCGGTCGAGCTTCCAGACGGCATCGTTGTCGTAGGCGGCCTGGAACAGCTGGTCCGGACCCGGGAAGCTGTTGTCGGGGACCCGGATGAGCGCCTCGTAGCCGACCACCCGCTTTTCGAGGACGTCGATGACCGGCTGGTACACGGCGCGGAGCGCCTCCGCCCGCAGCACCGTCCGCAGGCGGATGGTTGCGTCGTGCTGCTCCTTCTTCCTCTGCAGGAGCGAGTCCGTGAAGGCCTGCTCCAGCGCGGAGTAGACC
This is a stretch of genomic DNA from Candidatus Polarisedimenticolia bacterium. It encodes these proteins:
- a CDS encoding DUF1611 domain-containing protein, with protein sequence MAAFTCATVHRIMAEKGFDGTAVVLCEGAFASTEGKTAHGLVRHTERYRVLAVIDSGLAGRDAGEVLDGRPAGIPIVADLDQAIRALGRGPDYLVVGVATHGGVLPGALRPAIRQALSLGIHVDSGLHELLGDDPEFSVLAKAKGARIRDVRRTPPREAMHPFTGGILEVASVRLAVLGTDSGVGKRTTSVRLVQGLNAAGCRAVLVGTGQTSWMQGVRYGLIMDSLVNDFVSGEIEHQVLRAFREERPDVIVVEGQGCLTHPAYPGGFEILAGARPDAVVLQHAPARAHYDGFPDFPLAGVDREMEVIRLLSGTPVLAIALNHEGLQPEEARRHAESMRARHGIPCVDPLRDGVGPILLELRRRFPRLPG
- a CDS encoding dipeptide epimerase gives rise to the protein MIRILHVEAIPISFRLAEGYRIAGHTYTTADNILLKVDTSDGRTGFGCAAPAAEVTGETAAAALLALQDRLLPLLRESDAADPAGFARRARDAAPGAPGARAAAEMALYDLAGRRARVPLMRLLGMRRDRLPTSITLGIDDEAATLDRALRFRDAGFRILKVKIGEDWEQDLKTLRSLRRSLGPAIVLRADGNQGYRVDQARRFLAALEPGEIELLEQPTPADDLEGMRRLADEFATPIMADESVQDARDAARLVEARAADLVNIKLMKSGGIGEAMEIARRTGGAGLGAMIGCMDESRIGIAAALHFALAAPNVERADLDGHLDLVDDVARGGVLIDHGDILPLHDEDGLGVRVNL
- a CDS encoding sigma-54 dependent transcriptional regulator, whose amino-acid sequence is MSFHGKQILLIDPVTRHETESLMRGLGMEVRPVNGVDAALEAVSREEFDMALVDVGLSGSGADGILARLRARQSVPSILVLTGEESVRRAIRALEHGADDYLVRPLDRSEVVARLGRILEWQHAGDRAVHLQEELSRKYLVGNLVSRSEGMQRVRDQILQVAGARSTVLIMGESGVGKELVAKAIHYNSPRREAPFIAINCSAIPVNLIESELFGHERGAFTGAVGRQKGKFELADGGTILLDEVGDMDLLTQAKLLRVLEERAFMRVGGGREVRVDVRVVAATNTDLEDLIRRRRFREDLYFRLKVIGIFVPPLRDRQEDIPELARVLLEQICRENGLRRRRLTARATAALQRYSWPGNVRELKNVLESTAITRAGEVLRESDLPNRLSVNASSPSPGGRTRAGSTLREMERELIRRTLSRHEGNRTHAARALRIGVRTLQRKIQSYGIRMPSSRGRRPAAFKG
- a CDS encoding EAL domain-containing protein, with product MQSRRKKLMKDLKDRGELRGVSTAGALTDLLYDEMTDLPTVPLLLGRIRRMLKASHQLGLLSISVLQNERGVQTLGWQGYESLVRGVASFLVEIKRVALRRDDYISEVMISGNAFVILLSPPRGEQSISYSDIDKVRCRVALQMERFVRDQLPAEVKETVGLYVGCTVLTQDPAVRFERLVYSALEQAFTDSLLQRKKEQHDATIRLRTVLRAEALRAVYQPVIDVLEKRVVGYEALIRVPDNSFPGPDQLFQAAYDNDAVWKLDRLCRERAIRGAQGLREDELLFLNLEPDSIHDPALRSETTFALLRDMGLKPTQVVLEMTEHSAVRDFTALRQLLNYLQFHGFRLAVDDVGSGYSGLKSIAEIKPDFIKIDMALIRDIHLHPIKQDLTGTISRFSTSSGITLIAEGVETSDELRCLQSLGVRYAQGFLFARPGPPFPEADLSGIDD